From a single Myotis daubentonii chromosome 5, mMyoDau2.1, whole genome shotgun sequence genomic region:
- the LOC132234497 gene encoding olfactory receptor 7A5-like — translation MEPGNLTGASEFILLGFSEEPELQPLIFGLFLSMYLVTVLGNLLIILAVSSDSHLHTPMYFFLSNLSLVDICVTSTTVPKMLWNIHTQSKAITYEGCIIQIYFFSLFAMLDDLLLTVMAYDRFVAICHPLHYTVIMNPRLCGLLVLVSWITSALHSLLESLLLLRLTFCTDLEIPHFFCELNLMAQLACSDNFLNNMVMYFITVLLGGGPLTGIIYSYSKIVSSIRAIPSAQGKYKAFSNCASHLSVVSLFYGTSLGVYLSSAAAHSSHSSAAASVLYSVVTPMLNPFIYTLRNKDIKGALKRFFGMAAIIKQLC, via the coding sequence ATGGAACCAGGGAATCTTACAGGAGCATCAGAATTCATTCTCCTGGGTTTTTCAGAGGAACCAGAACTgcagcccctcatatttgggcttttcctctccatgtacctggTCACAGTgttgggaaacctgctcatcatcctggccgTCAGttcagactcccacctccacacacccatgtacttcttcctctccaacctgtccttggtagacatctgtGTCACCTCCACCACCGTCCCAAAGATGCTGTGGAACATCCATACACAGAGCAAAGCCATCACCTATGAAGGCTGTAtcattcagatttattttttctcactcTTTGCAATGTTGGATGACTTGCTCTTGACTGTGATGGCTTATGATCGCTTcgtggccatctgccaccccctgcactacACAGTCATCATGAACCCCCggctctgtggactgctggttctggtgtcctggatcacAAGTGCCCTGCATTCCTTGTTAGAAAGTTTACTGTTGTTGCGACTAACCTTCTGTACAGACTTGGAAATCccccactttttctgtgaactcaatCTGATGGCCCAACTTGCCTGTTCTGACAACTTTCTTAATAACATGGTGATGTATTTTATAACTGTGCTACTGGGTGGTGGTCCCCTCACTGGTATCATTTACTCTTACTCTAAGATAGTGTCCTCCATACGTGCAATCCCATCAGCTCAGGGGAAGTATAAGGCATTTTCTAACTGTGCGTCTCACCTCTcagttgtctccttattttatggaACAAGCCTCGGAGTgtatctcagctctgctgctgcccACAGCTCACACTCAAGTGCAGCAGCCTCAGTGTTGTACAGTgtggtcacacccatgctgaaccccttcatctacactCTCAGGAACAAAGACATAAAAGGGGCCCTAAAACGATTCTTTGGGATGGCAGCCATAATAAAACAGCTGTGCTGA
- the LOC132234113 gene encoding olfactory receptor 7A10-like, with protein sequence MRQGNDTPISEFLLLGFSDEPALQPLIFGLFLSMYLTTVLGNLLIILAVSSDPHLHTPMYFFLSNLSLVDICFTSTTVPKMLVNILTQSKVITYAGCITQMHFFILFAVLDDILLTVMAYDRFVAICHPLHYMVIMNPRFCGLLVLMSWIISGLNSLLQSVMVLQLSFCTDFEITHFFCEIKQVVQLACSDTFLNNMEMYFVTALLGGGPVAGILYSYSKIVSSICGISSSQGKYKAFSTCASHLSAVSLFYGSVLGVYFSSAATHSPHSSAAASVLYAVVTPMLNPFIYSLRNKDIKRALKRLYCMAGTKGTIILR encoded by the coding sequence ATGAGACAAGGCAATGATACCCcaatttcagaatttcttcttctgggaTTTTCAGATGAACCAGCACTgcagcccctcatatttgggcttttcctctccatgtacctgactactgtgttgggaaacctgctcatcatcctggccgTCAGCTCAgacccccacctccacacacccatgtacttcttcctctccaacctgtccttggtagacatctgtttcacctccaccaccgTCCCAAAGATGTTGGTGAACATCCTGACACAGAGCAAAGTCATAACCTATGCAGGCTGCATCACACAGATGCATTTTTTCATACTATTTGCAGTGTTGGATGACATCCTCTTGACAgtgatggcctatgaccgctTTGTAGCCATTTGCCACCCCCTGCACTACATGGTCATCATGAACCCCCGTTtctgtggactgctggttctgATGTCCTGGATCATAAGTGGCCTGAATTCCTTGTTACAAAGCGTAATGGTATTGCAGCTGTCCTTCTGTACAGACTTTGAAATCACCCACTTTTTTTGTGAAATCAAACAGGTTGTCCAACTTGCCTGTTCTGACACCTTTCTTAATAACATGGAGATGTATTTTGTAACTGCACTACTGGGTGGGGGTCCAGTCGCTGGGATCCTTTACTCTTACTCTAAGATAGTGTCCTCCATTTGTGGAATCTCATCATCTCAGGGGAAGTATAAAGCATTTTCTACCTGTGCTTCTCACCTCTCAGCTGTCTCCTTATTTTATGGTTCAGTCCTAGGAGTATATTTCAGCTCTGCTGCTACCCACAGCCCACACTCAAGTGCAGCAGCCTCGGTGTTGTATGCTGTGGTCACACCCATgttgaaccccttcatctacagtctcAGGAACAAGGACATAAAGAGGGCCCTGAAAAGATTGTATTGTATGGCAGGTACAAAAGGGACAATCATCCTGAGGTAG